In Rutidosis leptorrhynchoides isolate AG116_Rl617_1_P2 chromosome 2, CSIRO_AGI_Rlap_v1, whole genome shotgun sequence, one genomic interval encodes:
- the LOC139892349 gene encoding uncharacterized protein, which yields MIQRFVDNFLAVTKESVKTITYESLNNILRLINGISALLLAIMPGKTNMLEGIHGWELRPSFRGPRLPRWMENGVSSFNQFVHELSVESDSASSVDYSSGEEVYDYDEEDDDDCISPASPSSTSSRFSRASSFRKHEKHWIYSIFVLLLLPARLMLAIPFYLYSMFLTRGLKRPTDSAQSVENLQVHAGRKALDHVVQRATDRRRGIIEDLHLGMEICIETIFDGIHKVTSCFLSPLESLKAFLRWSSPVACTDYSTAYVATATLAEDDPTPTERTTRLNNSLNTDARTCQDVITELGYPYEAINVVTADGYVLLLERIPRRDAKKAVYLQHGVFDSSMGWVSNGVVGSPAFAAFDQGYDVFLGNFRGLVSREHINKNISSREYWRYSINEHGIEDIPAMIEKIHEVKTSELKSVPERDTEETNTEQPYKLCAICHSLGGAAILMYIITRRIEEKPHRLSRLILLSPAGFHHDSTFLLAALENFLLWFAPILQPLVPGFYIPTRFFRMLVNKLARDFYNYPAVGGVVQTLIGYLLGGDNSNWVGVLGLPHYNMNDMPGVSFGIALHLAQMKHARKFRMFDYGSPSANMQIYGSPEPLDLGEYYGLIDIPVDVVAGKKDRVIRPSMVRKHYRLMRDAGVEATYNEFEYAHLDFTFSHREELLRYVMSRLLLVAPATKHKALRLKKKDGDVNVKQEVSS from the exons ATGATTCAACGGTTCGTTGACAACTTCCTTGCTGTCACAAAAGA gtctGTGAAAACGATTACTTATGAGTCGTTAAATAATATTCTGAGACTAATAAATGGAATATCAGCATTGTTGTTGGCTATTATGCCCGGAAAGACTAACATGCTTGAAGGGATTCATGGTTGGGAGCTCAGACCATCATTTCGTGGACCCCGGCTTCCTCGTTGGATGGAGAA TGGGGTGTCTTCCTTTAACCAGTTTGTTCACGAATTATCCGTGGAGTCTGACTCAGCATCAAGTGTAGATTATTCATCTGGAGAGGAAGTATATgattatgatgaagaagatgatgatgattgcatATCTCCTGCATCTCCATCATCAACAAGTTCTAGATTCTCGAGGGCAAGCAGCTTCAGGAAGCATGAAAAGCATTGGATTTATTCCATATTCGTGTTGCTTCTACTTCCCGCAAGGCTAATGCTTGCGATACCATTTTATTTGTATAGCATGTTTTTGACTAGAGGTTTAAAGCGACCCACTGACAGCGCTCAAAGTGTAGAGAATTTACAAGTGCATGCTGGTAGAAAAGCTTTGGATCATGTTGTTCAACGGGCTACGGATAGAAGACGTGGGATCATAGAG GATCTACATCTTGGAATGGAGATATGTATAGAAACCATATTCGACGGGATTCACAAGGTTACATCTTGTTTTCTTTCTCCGTTGGAGTCTCTCAAGGCTTTTTTGAGGTGGTCTTCTCCCGTTGCTTGCACTGATTATTCAACTGCGTATGTTGCGACCGCCACTCTTGCTGAAGACGACCCTACACCGACAGAAAGGACAACTAGATTGAATAATTCCCTGAATACGGATGCTCGCACTTGTCAAGATGTCATTACAGAGCTTGG GTACCCTTATGAAGCTATCAATGTGGTTACCGCTGATGGATACGTTCTTCTTTTGGAACGAATTCCAAG GCGTGATGCTAAAAAGGCGGTTTATCTACAACATGGAGTCTTTGATTCATCTATGGG TTGGGTTTCTAATGGAGTAGTTGGCTCTCCAGCTTTTGCAGCTTTCGATCAAG GCTATGATGTCTTCCTGGGCAATTTCCGTGGTCTAGTGTCTAGAGAACATATTAACAAGAATATTTCTTCCCGAGA ATATTGGCGTTACTCCATCAATGAACATGGGATCGAAGACATACCAGCCATGATAGAAAAAATTCACGAAGTGAAAACTTCTGAATTAAAATCTGTACCCGAACGAGATACAGAAGAAACAAACACCGAACAGCCTTATAAGCTTTGTGCAATCTGCCACAGTTTAGGCGGAGCTGCAATTCTCATGTACATCATAACCCGCCGTATTGAAGAAAAACCTCACCGTCTCTCAAGATTAATCCTTTTATCGCCAGCTGGCTTCCATCACGACTCAACGTTTCTTTTAGCCGCACTCGAAAACTTCCTCCTTTGGTTTGCACCCATTTTACAACCTCTTGTACCCGGTTTCTACATACCCACAAGGTTTTTCCGCATGTTGGTTAATAAATTAGCTCGTGATTTCTATAATTACCCTGCTGTTGGTGGGGTCGTGCAAACCCTAATCGGTTATTTATTAGGCGGTGATAACTCGAATTGGGTCGGAGTATTGGGGTTACCCCATTATAATATGAACGATATGCCCGGTGTTTCGTTTGGTATAGCTCTTCATTTAGCTCAGATGAAACACGCGCGGAAGTTTAGGATGTTTGACTACGGTAGTCCTTCGGCTAACATGCAGATCTACGGTTCACCAGAACCGTTAGATTTGGGAGAATATTACGGGCTCATTGATATTCCCGTCGACGTTGTTGCCGGGAAGAAAGATAGGGTTATCCGTCCGTCAATGGTGAGGAAACATTATAGGTTAATGAGGGATGCGGGTGTCGAAGCTACTTATAATGAATTTGAGTACGCGCATTTGGATTTTACTTTTTCTCATCGTGAAGAACTTTTGAGATACGTAATGTCTCGGTTGTTACTCGTGGCACCTGCGACAAAGCACAAGGCGTTGAGattgaagaagaaagatggagatgttaATGTTAAGCAAGAGGTCAGTTCTTGA